The Streptomyces aurantiacus genome includes a region encoding these proteins:
- a CDS encoding DUF6624 domain-containing protein: MTTQPQPSRPDLGTDLVRCMWRAMEAESSMPRTDAAARVIADIFAQEVDLLRSMLDEHGWPGHRLVGERGSRAAWQIATYCGDDALQARACDLLEKAVRQQDADPLHYALLADRLCLNRGEPQRFGTLYIPTHSGVLELYRVGEPERLDDRRHALGLEPHAAYARNLRADVLSPDVTSPPS; the protein is encoded by the coding sequence ATGACCACCCAACCTCAGCCCTCCCGCCCGGACCTCGGCACGGACCTCGTGCGCTGCATGTGGCGTGCGATGGAGGCCGAGTCCAGCATGCCCAGAACGGACGCTGCGGCGCGCGTCATCGCCGACATATTCGCGCAGGAGGTAGACCTTCTGCGGAGCATGCTGGACGAGCACGGGTGGCCGGGACACCGGCTCGTGGGCGAGCGGGGCTCGCGAGCCGCCTGGCAGATTGCCACGTACTGCGGGGACGACGCGCTGCAGGCCCGCGCGTGCGACCTGCTGGAGAAGGCGGTGCGTCAGCAGGACGCCGACCCTCTGCACTACGCCCTGCTGGCTGACCGCCTGTGCCTCAACCGCGGTGAACCCCAACGATTCGGAACGCTCTACATCCCGACGCACAGCGGCGTCTTGGAGCTCTACCGCGTAGGGGAGCCCGAGCGGCTCGACGACAGGCGTCATGCGCTGGGCCTCGAACCGCACGCCGCGTACGCGCGCAACCTCCGAGCGGACGTGCTGTCGCCGGACGTCACCTCACCCCCCAGCTAG
- a CDS encoding radical SAM protein, producing the protein MRDRVPITEDAVDYTALKNFAALRGQLRVSFTPRCNIACWFCHNEGDVPPPLTRIDRSQHPRQRVLGPEDYLTIIRSLMEAGLQRVYFTGGEPLTSPLARPVLEHLPEPGPDASYTLITNGTRVPTHREWLAGTRLDKIKVSLHYFSDSTLRSIANTRIGIAAVLDGIEVAREICERVELNTLLQRENAHEIPRILDFALERRLPVQFIELVGTDFNEARAKSAVPADAVVAYLRTLTSDEHTEVAGVGQGRRVFRIDGIEIDVIHRNLGRHHVGQCGSCLRRTDCVEGFWALRVDHAGGLQPCLLRDDLRMDIAPFLTDPQRLAHNAASHVTAFTEGTL; encoded by the coding sequence ATGCGAGACCGCGTACCAATCACCGAGGACGCCGTCGACTACACGGCCTTGAAGAACTTCGCTGCTCTGCGTGGGCAGCTGCGCGTCTCTTTCACCCCGCGCTGCAACATCGCCTGCTGGTTCTGCCACAACGAGGGAGATGTGCCGCCCCCGCTGACCCGCATCGATCGGTCTCAGCACCCCCGCCAGCGCGTTCTGGGCCCCGAGGACTACCTCACGATCATCCGCTCACTGATGGAGGCTGGTCTTCAGCGGGTGTACTTCACCGGAGGCGAGCCGCTGACCTCCCCGCTGGCCCGCCCCGTCCTGGAGCACCTCCCCGAACCCGGCCCCGATGCCAGCTACACCCTGATCACCAACGGCACTCGGGTCCCGACTCACCGGGAATGGCTGGCCGGAACCCGCCTCGACAAGATCAAAGTCAGCCTCCACTACTTCTCCGACTCCACGCTGCGATCCATCGCCAACACACGAATCGGCATCGCCGCAGTACTCGACGGCATAGAGGTAGCCCGCGAGATCTGCGAGCGTGTCGAGCTGAACACCCTGCTCCAGCGTGAGAACGCGCACGAGATCCCCCGCATCCTCGACTTCGCCCTGGAACGGCGGCTGCCGGTCCAGTTCATCGAGCTGGTCGGCACCGACTTCAACGAGGCCCGCGCCAAGTCCGCTGTACCGGCCGATGCGGTCGTGGCGTATCTGCGGACGCTGACCAGTGATGAGCACACCGAGGTCGCCGGCGTCGGCCAAGGGCGCCGCGTCTTCCGCATCGACGGCATCGAGATCGACGTGATCCACCGCAACCTGGGCCGTCACCACGTCGGCCAATGCGGTTCCTGCCTTCGGCGCACGGACTGCGTTGAGGGTTTCTGGGCGCTCCGCGTGGACCACGCCGGCGGCCTTCAGCCCTGCCTCCTGCGCGACGACCTCCGCATGGACATCGCACCCTTCCTGACCGACCCGCAGCGCCTGGCCCACAACGCGGCCAGCCATGTCACCGCCTTCACGGAGGGAACCCTGTGA
- a CDS encoding transposase produces MSKRYTAEFKRDAVALALSSEKTVTEVARDLGVSPEGLRGWVKQAKADRGEGPAGALTTAEREELVRLRRKVREQEATIEVLGKATAFFAQDKMR; encoded by the coding sequence ATGAGCAAGCGGTACACGGCCGAGTTCAAGCGGGACGCGGTCGCCCTGGCGTTGTCCTCGGAGAAGACGGTCACTGAGGTCGCGCGGGATCTGGGCGTGAGTCCGGAAGGGCTGCGCGGGTGGGTGAAGCAGGCGAAGGCCGACCGCGGTGAGGGGCCCGCCGGGGCTTTGACCACTGCGGAGCGTGAGGAGTTGGTCCGGCTGCGGCGGAAGGTTCGCGAGCAGGAGGCCACGATCGAGGTTCTGGGAAAAGCGACCGCCTTCTTCGCTCAGGACAAGATGAGGTAG
- a CDS encoding amino acid permease: MLDDDAALRSHGYTPELARKMGGFGNTAISFTVICVLAGGMTMFGFGMNAGGPAVIMGGWVGIGFMTLILAMCLGEVTSAYPTSGGLYYMAHRLGGQGWAWVTGWLNLLGLVGAICGIDYGCALVVGAFANLQWGLDPTPGTTFLIFVGILVLHGILNSFGVRLVNVLNSISVWWQLSGVTLIVATLALAPGERQSADFVFTHFNNGTGFDNPAFVAGLGCLMAAYTFCGYDASSHLSEETKQAQIAAPQGMVRAVAWSLGAGFVLLAGLLFAIEDYAGTLGTSTGFPPAQIFIDVLGTGVAKGLLLVVILAQVFCGNAETAAASRMAYAFSRDGALPFSATWRRVTRRTKTPLPAVWLCVGIALLLALPSLYSPTAYAAVTAINVIGITPAYVIPVYLRRRHPERFEPGPWNLGRWSKPLGWTSVGYVCVLTVFFCLPQSSPVTVETFNYAGVTLVAVLLLSWLTWITKGRRSYRIPTLGSEAESIAYSEGVV; the protein is encoded by the coding sequence ATGCTGGACGATGACGCCGCGCTGCGTTCGCACGGCTATACCCCCGAACTGGCCCGCAAGATGGGCGGCTTCGGGAACACCGCCATTTCCTTTACCGTCATCTGCGTCCTGGCCGGCGGCATGACCATGTTCGGCTTCGGGATGAACGCCGGCGGCCCCGCCGTCATCATGGGCGGCTGGGTCGGCATCGGCTTCATGACGCTGATCCTCGCCATGTGTCTGGGCGAGGTCACTTCCGCCTACCCCACCTCCGGCGGTCTCTACTACATGGCCCACCGGCTCGGCGGGCAGGGCTGGGCCTGGGTGACGGGCTGGCTCAACCTCCTGGGCCTCGTCGGCGCGATCTGCGGCATTGACTACGGGTGCGCCCTGGTCGTCGGCGCGTTCGCCAACCTGCAGTGGGGCCTGGATCCCACGCCAGGAACAACGTTTCTGATATTCGTCGGCATTCTGGTACTGCACGGGATCCTGAACTCGTTCGGGGTGCGCCTGGTCAATGTGCTCAATTCGATCTCGGTGTGGTGGCAGCTCAGCGGCGTGACGCTGATCGTTGCGACACTCGCTCTGGCCCCCGGTGAGCGTCAGAGCGCGGACTTTGTTTTCACGCACTTCAACAACGGCACGGGCTTCGACAACCCTGCCTTCGTTGCAGGGCTGGGCTGCCTGATGGCGGCGTACACGTTCTGCGGCTACGACGCCTCTTCCCACCTGTCGGAGGAGACGAAGCAGGCGCAGATCGCGGCGCCGCAGGGAATGGTCCGCGCCGTCGCATGGTCGCTTGGGGCCGGGTTCGTTCTGCTGGCGGGACTGCTGTTCGCCATCGAGGACTACGCGGGCACCCTGGGTACCAGCACGGGCTTCCCGCCGGCTCAGATCTTCATCGACGTCCTGGGCACGGGCGTGGCGAAGGGGCTGCTGCTCGTCGTCATCCTGGCGCAGGTGTTCTGCGGGAACGCGGAGACGGCCGCGGCCTCCCGCATGGCGTACGCGTTCTCGCGCGACGGGGCACTGCCGTTCTCCGCAACCTGGCGCCGCGTCACTCGCCGCACCAAGACCCCCCTCCCTGCGGTGTGGCTGTGCGTGGGCATTGCGCTGCTCCTGGCCCTGCCCAGCCTGTACTCGCCCACTGCATACGCGGCCGTCACCGCGATCAACGTCATCGGTATCACGCCCGCCTACGTGATCCCGGTCTACCTGCGGCGGCGCCACCCCGAGAGGTTCGAGCCAGGCCCGTGGAACCTCGGCCGCTGGAGCAAGCCGCTCGGCTGGACCTCTGTCGGCTACGTGTGCGTTCTGACGGTCTTCTTCTGCCTGCCGCAGTCGTCGCCGGTCACCGTTGAGACGTTCAACTACGCGGGCGTCACCCTCGTCGCCGTCCTCCTCCTCTCCTGGCTCACGTGGATCACCAAGGGCCGGCGCAGCTACAGGATTCCGACGCTCGGCAGTGAAGCCGAGTCCATCGCGTACTCCGAGGGCGTGGTGTGA
- a CDS encoding GntR family transcriptional regulator: protein MPEPARVRIEKAVRQRLRDGTYAPGMRLPSEIAFAREFGVSAARIREALLPLKEDGTLYTLGSRGTYVADPGNPRPGEPGSRRNRLDQSLRQRLDDHTYRPLTWLPSLRALAEEFGTSRTTVHTACVALEGEKLLRIVNGVGTFVIHPQKPSARPRAELMPRRSVRGPQQTT from the coding sequence GTGCCTGAGCCCGCACGCGTCCGCATCGAGAAGGCTGTGCGCCAGCGTCTTCGCGACGGCACGTACGCCCCCGGGATGCGGCTGCCCAGTGAGATTGCCTTCGCCCGCGAATTCGGTGTGTCCGCCGCTCGGATCCGTGAGGCTCTGCTGCCTCTCAAGGAGGACGGCACGCTTTACACCCTGGGGAGTCGGGGAACCTACGTTGCCGATCCGGGTAATCCGCGACCTGGCGAACCCGGAAGCCGCCGCAACCGCCTCGACCAGTCGCTTCGTCAGAGGCTGGATGACCACACCTACAGGCCGCTGACGTGGCTTCCTTCGTTGCGCGCACTCGCCGAAGAATTCGGGACCTCCCGCACAACGGTTCACACCGCTTGCGTTGCGCTGGAGGGCGAAAAGCTCCTGCGCATCGTGAACGGAGTCGGCACCTTCGTCATCCACCCGCAGAAGCCTTCGGCGCGCCCCCGGGCCGAGCTGATGCCTCGCCGCTCCGTGAGAGGCCCTCAGCAGACGACGTAG
- a CDS encoding GNAT family N-acetyltransferase, whose amino-acid sequence MTRGINLRHYGEGSLPEGFKQMLIDVHADAYADAMDDEFNQRFPWFVDHWSEMDGFTCVVAFDGEEPTGFAYGAPLQPGREWWRSTAFEPNNGYTATYAVSEVMVRPKWRKQGVSDRLHEALLEEREEDLAVLLVDVTHPKVQELYETWGYKRVGEQQPFADSPVYAVMVKQLHP is encoded by the coding sequence GTGACCAGGGGGATCAACCTGCGGCATTACGGTGAGGGAAGCCTTCCGGAAGGCTTCAAGCAGATGCTGATCGATGTGCACGCCGACGCCTACGCCGACGCAATGGACGACGAGTTCAACCAGCGGTTCCCCTGGTTTGTCGATCATTGGTCAGAGATGGATGGTTTCACCTGCGTCGTCGCTTTTGACGGAGAGGAGCCGACTGGCTTCGCGTACGGCGCTCCGCTCCAGCCGGGCCGCGAATGGTGGCGCTCCACAGCCTTCGAGCCGAACAACGGCTACACCGCGACCTACGCAGTCTCCGAGGTCATGGTGCGCCCGAAGTGGCGGAAGCAGGGCGTCTCAGATCGTCTGCACGAAGCGCTGCTGGAGGAGCGCGAGGAAGATCTGGCCGTGCTCCTGGTCGACGTGACGCACCCGAAGGTGCAAGAGCTGTACGAGACGTGGGGCTACAAGAGGGTAGGCGAGCAGCAGCCGTTCGCAGACTCCCCTGTCTACGCGGTCATGGTGAAGCAACTGCACCCATGA
- a CDS encoding helix-turn-helix domain-containing protein → MGANLTLQRRMEQLGLTQDELAAQLNTALQEITGRPGEISSRTVRNLLNGSSRRPIGRTCAALQRVFGCPVAELGFSAPSSMQHPPEDPVRRRNFMLSSTGMAVAAVPREKQRRSVGMADVIRASAGMDDLVKADDRQGGHRSLATAALEGRAEVLELQQRNASERVRRALYALAAEYTTIAAWSCIDLRDLDTAQRYLYESTTFAGLSQDPATGMRVWINMAMLAYQRKNGSEQLAAAQAASASQAARRDPFFSSMGRVRLALAHSSLGDPRAAKRALGAAQEALRKAAEVERPRWTAFYGSAELNHLAAIILNDNGRSAEAESMAHRALAKIPPEFQRNRALATCQLARAQLWQGEPEQATITAATIFTIMDGAPLPGRLRTLIGDFHRDLFRLAPSTTYARDWADRMRDEWSQA, encoded by the coding sequence ATGGGAGCGAACCTCACCCTCCAGCGCCGGATGGAACAACTCGGCCTCACCCAGGACGAGTTAGCTGCTCAGCTCAACACAGCGCTACAAGAGATCACCGGCCGGCCGGGGGAGATCTCCTCGCGGACAGTTCGTAACCTGCTCAATGGGTCAAGCCGACGCCCAATCGGCCGCACTTGCGCTGCACTTCAGCGTGTGTTCGGCTGCCCTGTGGCGGAATTGGGGTTCAGCGCACCCAGCTCCATGCAACACCCCCCGGAGGACCCAGTGCGGCGTCGCAACTTCATGCTTTCCTCTACTGGAATGGCAGTCGCCGCTGTCCCCCGCGAGAAACAGCGCCGGTCAGTGGGCATGGCAGACGTAATCCGGGCATCGGCCGGTATGGACGATCTCGTGAAGGCCGATGACCGGCAAGGCGGGCACAGATCGTTGGCCACCGCCGCCCTCGAAGGCCGCGCCGAAGTTCTGGAGCTCCAGCAGCGGAACGCCAGTGAGCGTGTGCGCCGTGCCCTGTACGCACTTGCGGCGGAGTACACCACCATCGCGGCCTGGTCCTGTATCGACCTGCGCGACCTGGATACGGCCCAGAGGTATTTGTACGAGTCGACCACGTTCGCCGGCCTCTCTCAGGATCCGGCTACGGGGATGCGCGTGTGGATCAACATGGCCATGCTCGCCTACCAGCGCAAGAACGGATCAGAGCAACTCGCAGCAGCGCAGGCGGCCAGCGCCTCCCAAGCCGCCCGTCGAGACCCGTTCTTCAGCTCCATGGGCCGCGTCCGCCTTGCCCTGGCTCACTCTTCCCTGGGAGACCCGCGGGCCGCCAAGAGGGCTCTGGGTGCAGCACAGGAAGCCCTTCGGAAGGCGGCCGAGGTCGAGCGGCCCCGGTGGACCGCGTTCTACGGGTCAGCCGAACTCAACCACCTCGCGGCAATCATCCTCAACGACAACGGGCGGTCCGCCGAAGCCGAGTCAATGGCGCATCGCGCCTTGGCCAAGATCCCGCCTGAGTTCCAGCGCAACCGGGCCCTAGCCACGTGTCAGCTCGCGCGCGCACAGCTCTGGCAGGGAGAGCCAGAACAGGCCACGATAACCGCAGCAACCATTTTCACGATCATGGATGGCGCTCCGCTACCTGGACGACTGCGTACCTTGATCGGAGACTTTCACAGAGACCTGTTCCGGCTGGCGCCGTCCACGACGTACGCCCGTGACTGGGCAGACCGTATGCGAGATGAATGGAGTCAAGCGTGA
- a CDS encoding glutamine synthetase family protein, with the protein MGNEASPSHPAAPVPLLTVDELRALVPDREVTTVMVAVPDMAGRLKGKRVEASHFLDGLPAGPEMCKYVLATDVDMNALPGYSLAGWHEGFGDLRVIPNVATIRRISYLPGTVLVHGDAVDSGGWPVEVAPREMLRRQLEALTAHGLHAKVGIESEFVLYKGTPTQVRRRGYRDLTPVSPFNLDYALDHPPALSAFFSDLQETLHQAGSPAEAIKTEGSPGQIEVTWPYGDPMRACDTYTVQKHAVRHLAAQHRMTPTFMAAPQTGVGSGMHLHISLWTDNGEPAFGVQRPDELPELLEHSLAGLLSGLPGMALWYAPTLNSYKRYVPRQFAPTAFTWGWDNRTCAIRAVGHAASTHLEVRLPGADANPYLALAATIAAINHGISDQPELPEPCTGDAYETHGLPRVPRNLDEAVFAFLQSKTVTNAFGLPVVDHYTRAAGLEIAALAGQVTDVERERGFDRA; encoded by the coding sequence ATGGGCAACGAGGCGAGCCCCAGTCACCCCGCCGCGCCTGTGCCCCTCCTGACGGTTGACGAGCTGCGCGCCCTCGTGCCGGACCGTGAGGTCACGACGGTCATGGTGGCTGTCCCGGACATGGCGGGCCGGCTGAAAGGCAAACGCGTCGAAGCGTCGCACTTCCTGGACGGGCTTCCTGCCGGGCCGGAGATGTGCAAGTACGTGCTGGCCACGGACGTGGACATGAATGCGCTGCCGGGGTACTCGCTCGCGGGCTGGCACGAAGGGTTCGGCGACCTGCGCGTCATCCCCAACGTGGCCACGATCCGCCGGATCAGCTACCTGCCGGGCACCGTCCTGGTGCATGGCGATGCCGTGGACTCCGGCGGCTGGCCCGTCGAGGTCGCACCGCGGGAGATGCTCCGCAGGCAGCTTGAGGCCCTCACCGCCCACGGGCTGCATGCGAAGGTGGGCATCGAGAGCGAGTTCGTGCTCTACAAGGGCACCCCAACGCAGGTCCGCCGCCGTGGCTACCGGGATCTGACCCCGGTTTCGCCCTTCAATCTCGACTATGCGCTGGACCATCCGCCAGCCCTGAGTGCGTTCTTCAGCGACCTTCAGGAGACATTGCATCAGGCAGGCTCTCCTGCGGAGGCCATCAAGACGGAAGGGTCACCCGGCCAGATCGAAGTGACCTGGCCCTACGGGGACCCGATGCGGGCCTGCGACACCTACACCGTCCAAAAGCACGCCGTCCGTCACCTGGCCGCACAGCACCGCATGACGCCCACCTTCATGGCCGCCCCCCAGACCGGCGTGGGCAGCGGCATGCACCTCCACATCTCCCTGTGGACCGACAACGGCGAGCCCGCGTTCGGTGTGCAGCGGCCCGACGAGCTGCCCGAACTGCTGGAGCACTCCCTTGCCGGCCTGCTCTCCGGCCTGCCTGGCATGGCCCTGTGGTATGCCCCCACCCTCAACTCGTACAAGCGGTATGTCCCGCGTCAGTTCGCTCCCACGGCCTTCACCTGGGGGTGGGACAACCGCACCTGCGCAATCCGGGCCGTGGGGCACGCCGCCAGCACGCACCTGGAGGTACGGCTGCCGGGCGCCGACGCCAACCCCTATCTCGCCCTGGCCGCGACGATCGCCGCGATCAACCACGGCATCAGCGACCAGCCAGAGCTGCCAGAACCCTGCACCGGCGACGCCTACGAGACGCACGGTCTGCCGCGAGTGCCCCGCAACCTCGACGAGGCCGTCTTCGCCTTCCTGCAGAGCAAGACAGTGACCAACGCCTTCGGCCTTCCTGTCGTGGATCACTACACACGTGCTGCCGGGCTGGAGATCGCCGCGCTCGCGGGACAGGTCACGGACGTGGAGCGGGAGCGGGGGTTCGACCGTGCCTGA
- a CDS encoding STM4013/SEN3800 family hydrolase encodes MIDAAEIVRSGASIVFVTLDSLRYDVAQRVLEAGRTPCLAERLPGGVWERRHTQGTFTLPAHMAFFSGFLPKLPQPLQPARLWECRPPAFKTVPPETFIFDAPNLLQGLAQHGYRTVCVGGVTYFSRETPLGSVLPDLFSEDHWRPEFCSPELDSTRHQVDQALELAEQYAGRQPLFLFVNISATHVPHGHYLGTSEDTTASQAAALAYADAHLGRLLDGIASRGRCLVILCADHGDAYGDDGYHGRGIAHPVVLNVPFAAWVQQ; translated from the coding sequence GTGATCGACGCAGCCGAGATCGTCCGGTCCGGGGCGAGCATCGTGTTCGTCACCCTCGACTCTCTGCGGTACGACGTCGCGCAGAGAGTCCTCGAAGCCGGGCGCACGCCGTGCCTGGCCGAACGGCTGCCTGGTGGGGTGTGGGAGCGGCGGCATACGCAGGGCACCTTCACTCTCCCCGCCCACATGGCGTTCTTCTCCGGCTTTCTGCCCAAGCTGCCTCAGCCGCTCCAGCCGGCTCGACTGTGGGAGTGCCGCCCGCCAGCCTTCAAGACGGTGCCGCCCGAGACGTTCATCTTCGACGCCCCTAACCTCCTTCAAGGCCTGGCCCAGCACGGCTATCGCACGGTGTGTGTCGGCGGCGTCACCTACTTTTCCAGGGAGACCCCACTCGGATCGGTGCTGCCCGACCTGTTCAGCGAAGACCACTGGCGGCCCGAGTTCTGTTCACCAGAGCTCGACTCCACTCGCCACCAAGTCGACCAGGCCCTGGAGCTCGCCGAGCAGTATGCCGGGCGACAACCGTTGTTCCTGTTCGTCAACATCTCTGCCACACACGTCCCCCACGGCCACTACCTGGGCACAAGCGAGGACACCACAGCCTCACAGGCCGCGGCGCTCGCATACGCCGACGCTCACCTCGGCCGTCTTCTCGATGGAATCGCCAGCAGGGGCAGATGCTTGGTCATCCTGTGCGCCGACCACGGCGACGCGTACGGAGATGACGGCTATCACGGCCGCGGCATCGCCCATCCTGTTGTACTCAACGTGCCTTTCGCGGCGTGGGTACAGCAATGA
- a CDS encoding ATP-binding protein has product MAFARNIGSGNGNVDPLDRLWPRRIRSVIRHALSRWEPAEFIDAAELLASELVTNALQHGRGDVRVLLTFADGCMRLEVRDDSPESPVLRDASDTNETGRGLAIVRAEAHDWGISDNGRTTWCSLVLPSLSPTP; this is encoded by the coding sequence ATGGCCTTCGCACGGAACATCGGCTCGGGAAACGGCAACGTCGACCCCCTGGACCGGCTTTGGCCAAGACGCATCCGGAGCGTCATCAGGCACGCCCTGAGCCGCTGGGAACCCGCAGAGTTCATCGACGCAGCCGAACTGCTCGCTTCCGAGCTGGTGACCAACGCACTCCAGCACGGCCGCGGTGACGTTCGCGTGCTTCTGACCTTCGCAGACGGCTGCATGCGACTCGAAGTGCGGGACGACTCGCCTGAAAGTCCCGTCCTGCGCGACGCCTCCGACACGAACGAGACCGGCCGCGGCCTGGCCATCGTCAGGGCCGAGGCCCACGACTGGGGTATCAGCGACAACGGCCGGACGACCTGGTGCTCCCTCGTCCTGCCGTCGCTCAGCCCTACCCCCTGA
- a CDS encoding dTMP kinase, producing the protein MSPHLPPAYRPLHIEATQGPLVVLEGVSGIGKSTLARLLTKRLGATSIHTLPGPHSDWSSDVNVRLRPLPQFAFYLSGLLHGSDCIHKARTLGPVVADRYTSSVIACHAAVHGVHVDDVTRLLEPYRSYLIQPTHTFYLACSEHSLRSRLAGKADVKRDDMDLLDVPGRLEALLENFAAVAEQDPTAVRLDTDDKTAEELADWIINHLERDRA; encoded by the coding sequence GTGAGCCCGCATCTGCCCCCCGCCTATCGGCCCCTCCACATCGAGGCCACGCAAGGGCCGCTCGTCGTCCTTGAGGGCGTCTCCGGCATCGGAAAGTCCACTCTCGCCCGGCTGCTCACCAAGCGGCTCGGCGCCACGAGTATTCACACCCTGCCCGGCCCGCACTCCGACTGGTCGTCCGACGTGAACGTCCGGCTGCGCCCGCTGCCGCAGTTCGCGTTCTACCTGTCCGGGCTTCTGCACGGCTCGGACTGCATACACAAAGCCCGAACGTTAGGCCCGGTCGTCGCGGACCGGTACACGTCGTCGGTGATCGCCTGCCATGCGGCGGTGCACGGCGTGCATGTCGACGACGTCACCCGGTTGCTGGAGCCCTACCGCTCCTACTTGATCCAGCCCACCCACACGTTCTACCTGGCTTGCTCGGAGCACTCGCTGCGCTCGCGTCTTGCTGGCAAGGCGGATGTGAAACGTGACGACATGGACCTGCTCGATGTCCCGGGCCGGCTTGAGGCCCTGCTGGAGAACTTCGCAGCGGTGGCCGAGCAGGACCCCACCGCTGTGCGACTGGACACCGACGACAAGACGGCCGAGGAACTCGCCGACTGGATCATCAACCACCTGGAGAGGGACCGTGCTTAA
- a CDS encoding IS3 family transposase — translation MDAEKASEGNPAGQSIAFLCRVLGVPRSTYYAHKASRPARTVRERAEEVLVGEIRVFHAGSRGAYGAPRIHAALRRAGRVVNSKKVERLMRRHRIVGITRRRRRGLTRQAKRAVFALDLIGRDFTAPRPGMRLVGDMTELSTLEGKLYLATCIDLATREVVGWAVADHHRAELPVNALRMAAGRGGLEHGCIMHTDRGSEYTSDEFRTEIRKLRMRQSMGRVGSCYDNAAAESWFALLKAEIGTTMWETREAARADVFRYVEVEYNRSRLRRHPDYGYVTPLETRSLLRQSLVPAA, via the coding sequence ATCGATGCGGAGAAGGCATCGGAGGGTAATCCTGCAGGTCAAAGCATTGCGTTTCTGTGCCGTGTGCTGGGAGTGCCCCGTTCCACCTACTACGCGCACAAGGCGTCACGGCCGGCCCGGACGGTGCGGGAGCGGGCCGAGGAGGTACTGGTGGGCGAGATCCGGGTGTTTCACGCCGGATCTCGCGGTGCCTACGGGGCCCCGCGGATCCACGCCGCCCTGCGGCGGGCCGGGCGGGTGGTGAACTCCAAGAAGGTCGAGCGGTTGATGCGCAGGCACCGGATCGTCGGGATCACCCGCCGCCGGCGGCGGGGCCTGACCCGGCAGGCGAAGCGGGCGGTGTTCGCGCTCGACCTGATCGGCCGGGACTTCACCGCGCCCCGGCCCGGGATGCGGCTCGTCGGCGACATGACTGAACTCAGCACGCTGGAAGGGAAGTTGTATCTGGCGACCTGTATCGATCTCGCGACGCGGGAGGTGGTCGGCTGGGCGGTGGCCGACCACCACCGCGCCGAGCTGCCGGTCAATGCCCTGCGGATGGCGGCCGGGCGTGGCGGCCTGGAACACGGTTGCATCATGCATACGGATCGCGGCAGCGAGTACACGAGTGACGAATTCCGCACAGAAATACGCAAGTTGCGCATGAGGCAGTCGATGGGGCGCGTCGGTTCTTGTTACGATAATGCCGCCGCGGAGAGCTGGTTCGCCCTCCTGAAAGCGGAGATCGGGACGACCATGTGGGAGACCCGCGAGGCCGCCCGGGCCGACGTTTTCCGCTACGTCGAGGTCGAGTACAACCGCAGTCGGCTCCGTCGGCACCCCGACTACGGGTACGTCACCCCGCTCGAAACGAGATCCTTGCTCAGGCAGAGCCTCGTCCCGGCAGCGTAA
- a CDS encoding NUDIX hydrolase has protein sequence MSNDAMRDASVVVARDQDGLVALLSAHFTKHGGEYLFLPGGRREDGEDPGECARRELREEAGIQAEHWTSLGSYAITLGSTARVHLYEATGLTCGPQELTPSEEGFKLSWWPMRDALEAVAEGRFLLPAGPLALLLAARRAEPQL, from the coding sequence ATGAGCAACGATGCGATGCGTGATGCCTCCGTGGTGGTAGCGCGAGACCAGGACGGTTTGGTTGCCCTGCTGAGCGCCCACTTCACGAAGCACGGAGGCGAATACCTCTTTCTCCCCGGGGGCCGACGCGAAGACGGCGAAGACCCCGGGGAGTGCGCACGCCGCGAGCTACGCGAGGAAGCGGGAATCCAGGCTGAGCACTGGACTTCTCTCGGCTCCTACGCGATCACTCTCGGCTCCACCGCTCGCGTGCACCTCTACGAAGCGACCGGACTCACCTGCGGGCCCCAGGAACTTACCCCCAGTGAGGAGGGCTTCAAACTGTCCTGGTGGCCGATGCGCGACGCCCTCGAAGCCGTTGCAGAAGGTCGTTTCCTCCTGCCCGCCGGTCCCTTGGCCCTCCTGCTCGCCGCTCGTCGGGCAGAGCCGCAGCTGTAA